The sequence GCGATGCCTGGGCCGACTGGGTGGTGCATACCTTCACCGCGCGCGGCCTGTCGGTGACCGAGACGTCGCCGGCCCAGCACGATCGGGTCATGAGCGTGGTGCAGGTGCTGACGCACTTTCAGACGCAGGTGCAGGGGATCACCCTGTCGCGCCTCGGGCTCCCGCTCGCCGAAACGATGCCGTTCACATCGCCGGCCTACCTGCTCGAGCTCTACGTGGCGGCGCGGCACTTTGCCCAGGACCCCGCACTCTATGGCCCGATCGAGATGCGGAACCCCCGATCCGCGGACGTGACGGCGGCGTTCAGCGCGTCGGCGCAGGAGTTGGCGCGCGTCATCGCCGAGGGTGATCAGGAGACCTTTGCCCGGCTGTTCGGCGAGGTGCGCACGTTCTTCGGCGACTTCACCGCCGAAGCGCTCGAGCAGTCCAGCTTCCTCATCGACCGCATCGTCGAACGCAGCTGACGCGCGCTAAGTCGCGGCACCGCTTGGGGATCGGAACCACGGCCTCACGCGTTGACCCACTATGTCCACACCCACCCTGCTGCAGCGTGTGAACCCCGTCTACTGGTTCATGCGGCTCGAACGTGCGATCTGGGCGCTGTTCGCCGAGGTCGAGTATCGCCTCAAGATCGTTCCGCGCGGGACACCGCTCGCGCCGCGCCCCTTCGACCGGCGGCTGCTGCGCACCGTGCTGATCGTCCTGCCGACGCTGGTGGCGAGTCTGTTCATTCAGCCACCGCTCCGCACACGTCTGCTGCTGTTGCTCTTCGTGCTCGTGATCCTGGTTGTTGGCGTGATCTTTCTGATCGACGCCCGCGAGGGGATGACCGCGCCCCCCTCGCCCGGGGTCAGGGGCAACGCCCGCCCGCCCGTTCGCAGCGGTCCGGCGGGCACTCCGGCGGGCTCCGGTGTAGCATCCCCCAAGCGCCCGGTGGCAAATTCCACCGGTCCCGCCCGACCGGGGTCACCACCCCGGCGTTAAGTCACTCCCCCAGGATTCCCCGTATGCGTCGTTCACTCCTGCTGTTGCTCGCGGCCACCGGTGTGCTGACCGCCCTGGCGGTCAGCACCCCCGCATCGGCGCGGCTGCGCGACTGGACCACAACGCTCGCGGGCAGGGACGGCCGCAAGGTCTCCGGCTCGGCGGTGGTGAAGCCCGGGGCCAACGGCGCCGGTTCCGAGGTCACGGTCACGCTCGACGGCGACACGCCCGGCGCGACGCGTCCGTGGCACATCCACGCCGGCAGCTGCACCAAGAGTGGCGGCGTCGTGGGCAGTGCGCGGGCCTACAGCCCCATCGCGATTGACCTCAAGGGCCATGGCAGTGCCACGGCCAAACTCGATGTGGCCCTGAGTGATACCAGCACGTACTACGTGAACATTCACGACGCCGCCGCCGCGATGCAGATCATCGTGGCCTGCGGCGATCTGGCGAAGCACTGAGCCCCGTCATCGATATGCGCATCTTTTCTCGTCGCCCCCGAGCCCACGTGGCCGGCGCGATGTCGGCCGCCCTGCTGTCGGTCACCCTGGCGGCCACCGCCGGCGCCCAGCAGCGGACCACCATGCAGGACCGCATCCGGATGGAGCGCGAGCAGCAGCTCGCGCGGCAGGGCGGCTTTGCCGTAATCGACGGCGTCGTGACCGACACACTGCTGACGCCCCTCGATAATGCCGACGTCACGGTCATCGGTACGGCGGCCAAGGTCATCACCGGGGAGAACGGCCGCTTCCGCATGATGCAGGTGCCGTCCGGTCAGTACCTCATCGTGGTCCGGCGCATCGGGTTCGCGCCGACCTCCGGCATCATCGAGGTCCCGGCCGGCGACACGGTGCGCCTCGCCTACGCGCTCGTCCGCAGCGGCATGCTCCTCGACACCGTGCGCGTGCGCGAACAGCGCGTGTCGCTCCGCATGCTGGAGTTCGAACAGCGCCGCAAGCTCGGCACGGGGCAGTTCGTCACCCGCGATATGCTCGAACGCCGCGGCTCCATGTACGCCAAGGACTTCCTCCGCAACCTCACCGGCGTGATCGTCTCGCCACTGAGTGGCGATCAGTTCGCCGGCACCGTGGCGCTCTCCAAGCGTGAAGGCGGCTCGGTCTTTGGGGACGGCGCTGGCGCGTGCGCCATGCAGGTGCTGCTCGACGGCATCATCCTGCCGCGCAACTTCAATCTCGATCTCCTCCCGCCCCCGAAGCAGATCGCCGGCATCGAGGTCTACTCCGGCTCCGCCACGGTCCCGCCCCAGTTCGGTGGCCCTGATCGGCGCTGCGGGGTGATCGCGGTGTGGACACGGGACGGCTACTAAGCCGGCACGGTTTCCCATCTCATCGCTCCAGTCTCGATGCTCACCGCTCGGCTCTCAGTTCTCAAAGGAAATAGTCTTGGTTTCCGTTGAGAACCGAGAGCCGAGCCGTGAGCAGCGAGACCTGAGACCTGAGACCTGACCGCTCCCGAAAGCAAAACGGCCCCGCGTGCATCGCACGCGGGGCCGTTGTGTTGCCGGGGGGCCTTAGCAGCCCGGGCCGGCCAGCGCGCCCGTCTTGCCCGCGCGGACGAGGCACTCGCCCTGCGGGATCGGCTGCACGCGCGCCACGAAGTGCGCGTTCGTGCCGGTCGCGATGTCCAGCGGGAGCTGGTTCAGGCGGCCGTAGCGACGCATGTCGATCCAGCGGTGCCCCTCGAGGAGGAGCGAGTACCGCTTGTTGTACAGCAGTTCGGTCAGCACCGCCGCATCCGTGGACGCGGTGGTGAGCGTCGAGGCGGGCAGGCCACCCGACGACTGACGGATCTGGTTGATGATCGCAATCGCACCCGCCTTGTCGCCCGTGGCCAGCAGCGCTTCGGCGCGGAGGAGCAGGAGCTCTTCGTTGCGGATGATCGGCAGGCTGCTCGACGTCGTCGGATACATGTTGAAGCCGAGCGACGACGCGATGCCCAGACCCTGCGGCGCGTTACGCGTCGCGCGGGTACCGATCTTGGCCGTGTAGCGATCGTCCGGGTTGCCATCCGCCTTCAGCTGCGCATCCGTCTGAATGCTCATGTGCGCAAACAGGTCGGTGTTCGTGACCGAGTTGAGCGGATTGTTGGCGTCACCCGAGGCCGTCGAGTACGGATGCGACGGACCCGCGTCGAGCGCCGCACGCGTGGTCGCGCCGGTGTTCATGAACGAGGCCGTCAGCGCCGTCAGCGCCGCCTGCCAGGCCGCCGTGCCACCACCCGACGTGGCGTAGTAGGCGTTCGCACGCGCCGCGATGGCGCGGTTGAACTGGCGGAACGTGCTCGGCGTGTTGAAGCCGTTGAAGCCGGCATGCATGGTGAACGGGAACGCGCTCCCGCCCGCCGCCAGCTTCGCCGCACCGTCGTCCAGCGTGTTGATGATGTACTTGTACGCCGAGTCCCGCGACACGAACGCCGCGAGGTCCGACGCGTTCTGCTTGATCTCCACCACGAGACCGAGCGTATCACGCGTCGAGATGACGTACAGCAGCTCCAGCCCTTCGAGCGTGCGGGCGAAGCCCAGTGCGGCACTCTTCTGCTCGGCCGTCAACAGCGTCGAATTCGTCGCCGAATTCTTGAAGTTGAAGATGTCGCGCAGGTTGCCGTACTGCGTGCCCCAGTTCTCCACCGCAAAGCCGGCCGGGTCGAGCTTGTTCTGGCCGGAGATGCCGATGAGGTAGGCCGACGTGTTACGGCCTTCCTGCGGGGTGTAGATGTACGCTTCGCGGCCAAAGCGGCCGGTGGACGTGATGAACGCGCCGCGGCCGTTGCGGAGCTGACGGAGCAGGCCGTTGGCCTGCAGCTGCAGCGCCTGCGGGTCCGCCGCCGCCGCTTCCACGGTGGGCGCGTTCGGGTTGCTCAGCACGAGCTTATCAGAGTTGCAGGCGGCAAGGGCCGCCAGCGACGCGAGCGCGCCGACCGCGCGCAGCGTAGCGAGGGACGTCTTCACGGAATTCGTGGTCGTCTTGAGTGATGTCGTCGTCATGGGTTAGAAGCCCAGGTCGACGGTGAAGAAGAACTGCCGGCTCGACGGGAACGGCGCGAGGTCGATGAACCGGTTGAAGTTCGAGTTGCCGAAGTTCGAGAACTCCGGGTCGAAGCTCCAGTACTTGGAGATGATCGCGAGGTTACGGCCGCTGAGGTTGAAGCGCATCGAGCGGGCACCCGGGATCTTGCTGGCCCACGAATCCGGCGCCGTGTAGTTCAGCGTCACTTCGCGGATCTTCACGTACGAACCGTTCTGGATGTAGGGGCGGATGTCGCCCTTGTTGAACGTGTCGTAGCGGTCCTTGCCCTTGGCCACGAAGTCGCGCGACTGGCCGCCTTCGTCCCACAGGTTGTTCGTCATGTTCGAGACGTACCCACCGTTGCGCCAGTCCACGAGCGCCGAGACGCCCCACCGCTTCCAGGTGAAGTCGTTGTTGAACGTCGTCGTGTGGATCGGGTTCGAGTCGAACAGGATCGTGTCGCGCACGGCTCCGTTCACGCCCAGCGGGGCATTACCCCAGATGTACGTGGACTTCGTGTCCGTGGCGATACGGTTGCGGCCGTAGGAGGCACCGAAGGAGCCACCCACCGCGAACGCCGGCACCGGGATGTTGTCCGTGTACTGCTGGTTCGCGTTGTAGATGATGCGCGTGGTCCACTCGAGGTTGCCCTTGCGGAGCGGCACCGCCGAGATGACGCCTTCCGTACCGAGCACCGAGAGCTGGCCGCCGTTGATGACCTGGCTGCCGAGACCCGACGACGGGGGCAGCGGGAAGGTCAGGAGCAGATCCTTGATCTGGCGCTGGTAGCGCGTGAACTCGAGGCCGAGGCGACCCTTGAAGAGCTGGATGTCGGTACCGAACTCGGTCTCGTTCATCACTTCCGGCTTGATCTTCGTGTTGCCGAGCGTGCCGTTCGACACGAGCGAGCCACCACCACCGATCAGACCACCGTCGGCGTAGAGCACGTCACGGTCGCCGTAGCGCGGACGGTTACCCGACTGACCCTTCGCGGCGCGGATCTTGATTTCGTCGATCTTGTCCGTCCACACGTTCGTGAAGCGGTACGACGCCGAGAACTTCGGGAAGCTGTAGAACTTCTCGCGGTCGCCGTTGGCGCTCGAACGGTCGGCACGGAGACCGGCGTTCACCGAGAGCTTTTCGTTGAGGAGCAGGAGCTGCTCGTTCACGTAGTACGACTGGTCACGGAACTCCGACCGGCCGTTCGTGATCGCCAGGTCCTGCGCGCCGGTCGCGATCTGACGCGTCGGCAGCAGGCCGCGGCCACGCAGGCTGTACGTGTTCAGGCGCTGGTTTTCGTACGTGCCACCCGTCGAGGTCGTGGCCGACGTGAACCAGCTCCACCCCGGCGTGAACGTCCACACCGCGTTGATGCCCTGGTTGAACTGGAAGCTCGACGCGTTGACCTGGTTGACCGTGCCGAGGAAGCCGTCGGCCGGCTCGTACTGCATGTAGTTCGGCGAGTACTGGAAGCCTTCCTGCTGGAAGCGGTCCACACCCGACAGGTACGAGAGCTGCACCGAGTTCTTGGTGGTCGAGAGCGCCGTGTAGCCGATGCGCGTCGACGCCGCCTGGCGCCACACGCTTTCGTTGTTCGTCACGCGCTCGAGCACTTCGAACGGATTCGACGTCGCCGTGCCCGGCGTCGCGCTGCCCGTATAGAACGGCATGCGCACGTAGCGGCCCGTGGCGTCACGCTTCGTCAGGTCGATGATCGCCGGGTTGTAGCCCATGTTGTAGATCGGGCTGATACCGGCGTTGTCGTTGTTGCCGAAGCCGCGCGCGAAGTAGTTGCGCGTCACGTCGAGACCGGCGCTCACCGTCCACTTGGTGCCGAGCGTCTGATCGAGGTTGATGCGGCCACCCGTACGACGGGCGCCCGTGTACTTCATGATGCCCGACTCCTGACGGTCGTTGAGCGACACGAAGAAGCGGGTGTTGTTCACGCCGCCGGCCGCCGAGAGCAGCGTCTCGTACGACGGGGTCGTCTCGCCGTAGAGCTGCTTCTACCAGTCGTAGGACGGGCAGGCGCCCGAGCCGCAGACCGCCTTGGCGATCGAGTCACCGAGCGAGCCGCCGACGTACGGCGCCACTTCAGCGTAGTTGGCGAAGCTGCGGTGCCCGAGGAGGCGCTGCGCCTGCTGCGAGCCGACGCGCTGCACGACGTTCCACGTCGGGCGGCCCTGACGGCCACGCTTCGTCGTGATGACCACGACGCCGTTCGTGGCGCGCGAGCCGTAAATGGCCGAGGCCGCCGCCGACTTGAGGACTTCGATGTTCTCGATGTCGTTCGGGTTGAGGTCGGCCAGGCGGTTCACGACCTGGTCCTGGCTCGAGCCCGTCGAACCGCTCGCGCGGCTGACCGACGAGGCACCCGACGAGATGCTGGCGTTCGAGATGATGACGCCGTCCACGACGTAGAGCGGGTCGCCGGAGCCGAGCACCGACGTCGCACCACGGATCTGGATCTGCGCACCACCGCCCGGCGCGCCGCTGTTCTCGAACATGCGGGCACCCGCGACCTTACCGGCCAGGTTGCCTTCGATCGAGCGGGCCGGCACGCGGTTGAGTTCCGCCGTGTTCACCGAGGCCACGGCCGTCGTCGCGACCTTCCGGTCCGTCGTCGTGGCCGCACCCGTCACCGTCACACCTTCGAGCTGCAGTACGTCCTTTTCGAGGACGAAGTTCGCCGTGTTCTCGTTCGGGCCGACGCGGATCGTCTGCCGCTTGTAGCCAAGCGTGCGCGCGACGACCACGACTTCACCCGACGGGAC is a genomic window of Gemmatimonadaceae bacterium containing:
- a CDS encoding carboxypeptidase regulatory-like domain-containing protein: MRIFSRRPRAHVAGAMSAALLSVTLAATAGAQQRTTMQDRIRMEREQQLARQGGFAVIDGVVTDTLLTPLDNADVTVIGTAAKVITGENGRFRMMQVPSGQYLIVVRRIGFAPTSGIIEVPAGDTVRLAYALVRSGMLLDTVRVREQRVSLRMLEFEQRRKLGTGQFVTRDMLERRGSMYAKDFLRNLTGVIVSPLSGDQFAGTVALSKREGGSVFGDGAGACAMQVLLDGIILPRNFNLDLLPPPKQIAGIEVYSGSATVPPQFGGPDRRCGVIAVWTRDGY
- a CDS encoding TonB-dependent receptor: MNNTRFFVSLNDRQESGIMKYTGARRTGGRINLDQTLGTKWTVSAGLDVTRNYFARGFGNNDNAGISPIYNMGYNPAIIDLTKRDATGRYVRMPFYTGSATPGTATSNPFEVLERVTNNESVWRQAASTRIGYTALSTTKNSVQLSYLSGVDRFQQEGFQYSPNYMQYEPADGFLGTVNQVNASSFQFNQGINAVWTFTPGWSWFTSATTSTGGTYENQRLNTYSLRGRGLLPTRQIATGAQDLAITNGRSEFRDQSYYVNEQLLLLNEKLSVNAGLRADRSSANGDREKFYSFPKFSASYRFTNVWTDKIDEIKIRAAKGQSGNRPRYGDRDVLYADGGLIGGGGSLVSNGTLGNTKIKPEVMNETEFGTDIQLFKGRLGLEFTRYQRQIKDLLLTFPLPPSSGLGSQVINGGQLSVLGTEGVISAVPLRKGNLEWTTRIIYNANQQYTDNIPVPAFAVGGSFGASYGRNRIATDTKSTYIWGNAPLGVNGAVRDTILFDSNPIHTTTFNNDFTWKRWGVSALVDWRNGGYVSNMTNNLWDEGGQSRDFVAKGKDRYDTFNKGDIRPYIQNGSYVKIREVTLNYTAPDSWASKIPGARSMRFNLSGRNLAIISKYWSFDPEFSNFGNSNFNRFIDLAPFPSSRQFFFTVDLGF
- a CDS encoding TonB-dependent receptor plug domain-containing protein, which gives rise to MSRLFRMVTALAVAALPFRADAQSRDISGTVKMAGSGQPIAEVTVGIVGQQVGVRTNEKGEFRLRVPSGEVVVVARTLGYKRQTIRVGPNENTANFVLEKDVLQLEGVTVTGAATTTDRKVATTAVASVNTAELNRVPARSIEGNLAGKVAGARMFENSGAPGGGAQIQIRGATSVLGSGDPLYVVDGVIISNASISSGASSVSRASGSTGSSQDQVVNRLADLNPNDIENIEVLKSAAASAIYGSRATNGVVVITTKRGRQGRPTWNVVQRVGSQQAQRLLGHRSFANYAEVAPYVGGSLGDSIAKAVCGSGACPSYDW
- a CDS encoding RagB/SusD family nutrient uptake outer membrane protein; translated protein: MTTTSLKTTTNSVKTSLATLRAVGALASLAALAACNSDKLVLSNPNAPTVEAAAADPQALQLQANGLLRQLRNGRGAFITSTGRFGREAYIYTPQEGRNTSAYLIGISGQNKLDPAGFAVENWGTQYGNLRDIFNFKNSATNSTLLTAEQKSAALGFARTLEGLELLYVISTRDTLGLVVEIKQNASDLAAFVSRDSAYKYIINTLDDGAAKLAAGGSAFPFTMHAGFNGFNTPSTFRQFNRAIAARANAYYATSGGGTAAWQAALTALTASFMNTGATTRAALDAGPSHPYSTASGDANNPLNSVTNTDLFAHMSIQTDAQLKADGNPDDRYTAKIGTRATRNAPQGLGIASSLGFNMYPTTSSSLPIIRNEELLLLRAEALLATGDKAGAIAIINQIRQSSGGLPASTLTTASTDAAVLTELLYNKRYSLLLEGHRWIDMRRYGRLNQLPLDIATGTNAHFVARVQPIPQGECLVRAGKTGALAGPGC
- a CDS encoding CHRD domain-containing protein; translated protein: MRRSLLLLLAATGVLTALAVSTPASARLRDWTTTLAGRDGRKVSGSAVVKPGANGAGSEVTVTLDGDTPGATRPWHIHAGSCTKSGGVVGSARAYSPIAIDLKGHGSATAKLDVALSDTSTYYVNIHDAAAAMQIIVACGDLAKH